Sequence from the Phaeodactylum tricornutum CCAP 1055/1 chromosome 4, whole genome shotgun sequence genome:
CCCTTCTTTCCCGTTCCAATGCGCAAACTTTGTCGGTTCACGTTGCGTCCGTCATCACCGGCACCAGGCTTTCTTCGTTTTTCCGGTCGCGCTGGGGTTGTACGTTTGCGACCAAAATCCTTGGCGGACGGAGGACCCGAGCCTGCTGTTTTCACAAGGCGCAAACATGAAAGAATGTGAGACATCGTCGCGCTTCTAAACAACACCTCGTAATGGATCACACAACACAACAGGCACCCGATGGAAGGAAGGTATGCCGTCGAAAGCTACGGATGGTTCGCAAGCAACAAAACCAAGAGAGGAAGGGAGGAAGAACCCAACATCATGACATCGAAACTCTACGAAGCAGTACAACCAAGGTAGAATATCATCTACCTCAAAAGGCACTGCTTCACACCCCAAGCCCCCTTGGGCATACCTACCAGTATCGTACGGTGCGTTCAACTCACTGGCACCGGCTGGTCCACCTTCTCCTGCAGAAGCAACCGGACGCTGTGGGCGATCGCTGCCACGGGAGGCTGGCCGTTCTTTAAAGTTGTCCAGCGCTTCCTTTCGCTCTTCTTCAGTCAAAGGTTCTTGTTCTACGACGCGGACAAGCTTGCGTGGGTTGGTCAGTTTGAGCACGGTTCCACCATTACCCCCGCCACTATTGCCGCGATTGAAAGTACGACTtcctccaccaccagcaccTTCGCGGCGGGGGCCCCGTTGTCCGTTCGGATTGTTCGGGCCTCGTGCCGGACGACTGTCTCGACGACCACGATTTTCCGGACGACCAGTGTCCGTCTTGACCTCACTGCTCGCCAATACTAATGTTCTGTTCAAGGGAATTGGCGGAGACACAAAGGTGAGCGGGAATGCCGATTCGAGACAAGTGTTTCAAACAAATACGCGCGGACGAGGAAACAACAGAACGTACCCCCATGGGAGATTGACGGGACGCGTTGCGAAGGATGAATCTGTCTTCATCGGACCGACCCAGGAATGTTGCTTTTGAGTCGTAAATGCTCCGGAGAAAGAGCTGGTCGCGAGCAAGAGCGTCGCAACGAGGACCAAATTCTGCGAACACACCATGCTTTTCAATTTATTTCCAACAATAATAGTACGACACAATCCTAAAGGCAGCAAGCTTTTCTTAGCAAATCTCGATCTGGTGGATATCACAAAGCTGATGCAATAACAACAGTTTTGGTGAATGTCGTCGGTTTGCACAAGATAGGCAAAAAGACACTCGCTTGCGTAAAACAAGGTTTTCTGCGGTTGATGGCTGTGGGAAGGGGGGCTTCCAAGCGCTGGTACTGTCGTCTTGTCTTTTTCTGTGAAAGGGAATTGGGAAACCGgagagtgtgtgtgtatgtggTTCTGTTCGTCGAGAGGGTTACAGATGCGTGGTGGTTGTGCGATGAAAATCGGTGTGGCTGGCGGACAGTACAAAACCCTGTCAAGTTGACTTGATCGTGATAGCGAACCATTCTACGGTAGGTTCGTGCAACTTACTATTTCAGTCAACAGATATCGGGGGAGAAGGAAGAAACGGTAAAACCGCGTACGTTTGTCGAGGAGGCCGATACGACGGCCAGGCAGAATTCAAAACCCGGACTTTCATGTCACGTTTTACACCATGAGTGAGAAACTCACAGACAAATGATAGGAAGCAGTCTCACAAATCCTGATGCAAGCTATGGGTACATCTCAACACTTTCTGAGggattctgtgtgggatttatattttgATGATTATTCTCAATGTGAGAAGGACAATCTTTTGGAACATGGTGAAGGATCACTAAGTGAAATGGATGATCCAAAAGCAATGGACCAGCAATAGTATCATCTCTTTCCATTGTTTTaaaaagtcattgatccGTATATTGCcttagcataggtccttgtatccacttTCTAACTTATGGCAAGCATTGAAAGCAGGTTAAATTTCACAGTCTTCAGGCTTGCTTAGGTTTATTGATGATGAAAAATCTTGAGCTAGGATTGTGTCAGTAGGAATTTGTCTCACATTCACGAACTAGTATACACTAACAAAATAGGATTCTATATTCCAGGTGCCAGATAGATGACTCCATGCTGACGTGTGGCTCATTTTGAAGTTCATGACGTTCGATCTGACGTCAATTTCAGATTCAATCCAGACAGATAGTAACCAACCAAAGTAATGCATATATTGGTTATACTTATTTGCTTTCAAAATGGATAGTGACCTGACGTAATCGATGACGTTTGCCATTTCGTACGCGCTGAACTCACGGAGGCGACAACTTCGAGCGAGCTCTTCGGGCTGCTTCGCCTTGTTTTCCCCAAGCATCTTCGATCTGATTGTTGTGAGTATTTGACGCTGGATAGATAGCAGATCTCCATGCACGGTTTGCTCGCTCTCCCAATCTGTTCGTCATAAAGATTCCGACAATGAGAGTCGTCGTCAACCGTGCTGAACCACTTGTAACTTTGTTGTGCTtccttttttcttcgtcttgtAGGCTCACTTCCGGTTTCGTAATGAACCCCACTGCTCCTACCGGATTGTCTATTATGCGAAAGAGGGTCGTCCCCACTCGAAAGACATACCGACCGCCTCCGTCGCTAGCATTCGGACAGTGCCTTAAGCCCTTCTGTAAGGAATGCCCACCGCCAGATTTCCAATTCTGTGCTGTTATAGCCGATAGCAGCGACTCTGCGTCTGAGAGCGGCAGTGAAGCTTCGTTCGAAGTCGAACCAGTCAAGTCGGGTCTCTTTGGTATCCAACAACGCAATTGGTCGGTGGCCGCCGTCAAAGACAATCTGCTCAAGATTTCTAATTGGGCATCACTACTTTGCGTTCTCGACTGCACCATTCTCCCTCTTGTCACTATTATCCTTCCTCTCTTTGGTATTGTCGCCGCATCACCCGCACAAATGGAATGGCTGCACGAATTGGGCCATCAGATGGCGCTTTATTTCGTTATGCCCGTTGGAGGTCTGGCCACGACCGTGAATTATACCAATCATCGGAAGTTCTGGATTACCGCCATCGGCTGGCTCGGTTTAGTGGCTGTCTTATCAGCTAACGCTGGGTGTCACTTTACTCACGGTATTCACGGGCCCGTCGGACACTTTCTGCACAAATGGTTGCACGTCTTGCACCACGGGGTCATTCACCGTGTAACAAACTTGGCCGGATGTGCCATGCTCATTACATCTAACTATCTGTCTCACAAGGCCAAAGGTGGATGTAAGGAACCAGGCTGCACCGTGAAGCACTAGAAGAACATGTTCTTGTGTGAGCATGCATCTacttttggtttcttcgttcCCCAAAGCCAGCGACTGCGACAACATCATAGATATGTATCAATCATATCAGCCATTAACTTGTGAATAAACAGTAAGATTGGGATTATTTTTGAAGACATTCTTTACCATCAACTAGTAGGGGT
This genomic interval carries:
- a CDS encoding predicted protein produces the protein MNPTAPTGLSIMRKRVVPTRKTYRPPPSLAFGQCLKPFCKECPPPDFQFCAVIADSSDSASESGSEASFEVEPVKSGLFGIQQRNWSVAAVKDNLLKISNWASLLCVLDCTILPLVTIILPLFGIVAASPAQMEWLHELGHQMALYFVMPVGGLATTVNYTNHRKFWITAIGWLGLVAVLSANAGCHFTHGIHGPVGHFLHKWLHVLHHGVIHRVTNLAGCAMLITSNYLSHKAKGGCKEPGCTVKH